Below is a window of Caldichromatium japonicum DNA.
TTCAGCGGTTCCTTGGCGTCCTTGGTGAAGTGCTGCCGGGGCGCGGGAACCCGCGTGGCGTCGATGATCTGCCCACCCCGGGCGATCAAACCCTTCTTGAGCAGTTGCGCGCTGAGGCCATCGAAGATGGCTTTGGCGCCGGCTTCGCCGATCCGGTTCTCAAACACCCACACAGTCGTCCGGTCAGGAATGTTGGCGGCTTGGGCCAGACCACAGAAGCGCTTGTAGCTCATGCGGTCCAGCAATTGATACTCCATCTGCTCGTCAGACAGGTTGTACAGGCGTTTCAAGACCAGAATGCGCACCATGGTTTCAGCGGGGAACGGTGGCCGGCCACCTTGCAGACTCACCGAGCGCGGGGCCATGCGGTCAACTTCCAACGCCAAGGCTTCCAAGTCGATGGCGCCTTCTATCTCAACCAATGGATCGCCCAACTTGTCGATCTTCTCCCGCTGTTGGCAGTCTGCAAACAGGTCCGTCTTGATGGCGGGGCGCTTCTTCATGACGGTCAGGTCGGCTGGAATTCAGGTGACGGCAAGTTTATTCCGGCAAAGGGCTGATCAAGGTTTTTCGAGGTGCCCACGAGTAAGCCATGCAACTGACCCACAAAATCGCCCTTTGTCCGACGCCTGAGCAGGCGGTTTACTTCACCTGCGCCTGCGCCTGCGGCGCGGGGCGGTGTGTCTGGAATTGGGCGCTTGCCGAGTGGAAATGGCAAGATTCTTGGTGCGACCGTTTCGCGTACTGCGGACGCTGGTTCGTCGCCATTCAGGTTGAAGTGGCCGATGCTGCGTTCTATCGCAGGCGCATGAAACGACTGGTGTTGACCTGGGCGTTGAGGCGGCGGCCAGGCTTTCCAATGGCGAGTCTGTTGAATCTCCTCTGCGCTTCGTCGTCTCAGGATTCGAGGCAGACGGCTTTCTTGCAAGGTTGAGGCGGCCAAGGTCGGGGCTGGGTTTGCGCCAAGTGCCAGACTGCCAAAAGGCACAAGGCTTCCGATCTTGAAGAATCGAAGGAAATCCTCTGCGATGTTGGCAAGGCTGCACGCACGCATTGCCAATGTCCGAGCGGACTTCACACATAAGCTCACGACCCAGCTCTGCCGCGAAAACCAAGGGGTGGTGATTGAGGATTTGAACGTCAAGGGCATGCTGGCGAACGAACGGCTTGCCCGCGCCATCAGCGACCTGGGCTTTGGCATGTTCTGCTTGCAGATGGAATACAAGGGGAAATGCTACGGCGTCTGGTTGGTTTTAGCTGATCGCTGGGATCCGAGCAGCCGCCTGTGTTCGGTCTGTGGTTGGGAGAATGAGATGTTGGCGTTGAAGGATCGGGAATGGACGTGTCCTCAATGCGGCACGCGCCATGATCGGGACATCAATGCCGCGCTCAATCTCAAACGGCTGGCAACCGCAACTGCCCTACCCGTGGCGAGTCCGTCCGGTAACGGCGGCGCTACAGCAGAGAGGGTCTCTGCCGTAGTCGGGAAAGTCACGCCTGTCAGAGACGAATGCGCTCCGCATTCGGGGCAGGAAGAGCACAGCGCGCCTGTTTGCGCACTGTCTTGAGAGCAGGCAGCTCACTGAACCCGCCCAGCCGCCGGCTTTGTTTCAAGATCCACCAGGCGCGGCGCTGTAGCGACTCCGAGGGGCGATCGGGCTGGTGATGGCCCGGCGCCGGCAAGACCCCGATTAAGAGCGCAGCCTGTTCAGCGGTCAAGGCGGCGGCTAAGCAATTGAAATAACGCCGGCTCGCTGCCTCTACCCCATAGGTCGCCGGCCCGAATTGGGCGATATTGAGATAGACCTCGAGGATACGCTCCTTGGGCCACACGAGCTCGATCAAAAGCGCAAGCCAGCCTTCCAAAAGCTTTCGTCCCCAGCCCGAACCCGGCCAGAGAAAGAGGTTTTTGGCGGTCTGCTGGCTGATGGTGCTTGCCCCGCGCAGCCGCCCCCCTTGCCAGTATCTGCGCAGGGCCGCGCGGATCTCGATCGGATCGAGGCCGAGATGAGTGAAGAAGCGCTGGTCTTCGCTGGCGATGGCCGCCCGCTTGAGGCTTGCTGGGATTTGCCCCCAGTCCACCCATTGATAGCGGTCAGCAGGCGGCCTCTGCCCCAGGCGGGCGGATGCAATGGCCTGGCGGATCATGAAGGCCGATGCCGGCGGGTCGATCCAGCGCAGGACCAAAACCGGCACAAGGCTCGCAAGGACCCCCAGGACCAAAAGACGCGACCCCCAGCGCATCAAGACAGGCCACCTGCCCCCTTTTGCCTCTTGAGACTCTCCTCGCTACAACCCTGGACACGCTCCACCCTGCCCTTGCTGCACCCCGCAGGGAGGGGTGCGCCGCTGCTGGGCAGCGGGCAGGTCTTGCCTGCGGCGCGATCAGGAGGCAGCAGCATCCTGCAGGATGCTGCGCGCCCTGAGTTAATCGCGCCTGCGCAGTATGATGCAATCTCCGGGATGCGACACATAGCCTCTAAACCATGCTCTATGCCCTCCTGAAGACCATCCATCTCCTCGGCGTGGTGCTGCTCGTCGGCAATGCCGTGGTGACCTTGATCTGGAAGCTCGCCGCCGACCGCACCCGCAATCCCCAGCTCATCGCCTTTGCCCAGCGTCTGGTGACCTTGGCCGACTGGTGGTTTACGGTCGGGGGGGTGGTCCTGCTCATGCTCGGCGGCTATGGGGCGGCGGCAGTGGCGCATCTGGACCTATGGCGGCTCGATTGGTTGCTCTGGGGGCAGGTGTTGCTGGTGCTTTCAGGGGCGCTGTGGTTGGGTATCCTGGTGCCGGTGCAGGTCCAGCAGGGACGTCAGGCGCGCTCCTTCGCTGCAGGCGGACCGATCCCGGCGCGCTACTGGCAGGCGGGCCGGCGCTGGACGGTCTGGGGGATCTTGGCGACCCTGCTCTTGGCGGTCGCCATCGCCTTGATGGTGTTTAAACCAGTGTAGGCTATGCATCACCTATCTCAATGTCCCTCTGGCGAGCCGATCCATGCGCGAAGCATTCACCCCCCAGCTCCTCCTCACCCGTTGGTTTCCCCTCTTGGCCCTGATCGCCGCTGCCTTGGGCTTTGCCTTTGCCCCCGTGATCAGCCCGTGGCGCGCAGCGGTGATGCCCTTGTTGGGGATGGCGATGTTCGGGATGGGCATGACCCTCAAGCCGTCCGATTTCTTAGCGATCGTGCGGCGGCCTGGGGTGGTCGTCCTGGGGGTCGGTCTGCAATTCGGACTGATGCCCCTGCTCGGTTGGGCGGTGGGTCTGGCCTTGCACTTTCCGCCTGAGCTATTGATCGGGATGGTGCTGGTGGGGGCCGCGCCCGGGGGGACGGCATCGAATGTGATCTGTTATCTGGCGCGCGGCGATGTCGCGCTCTCCATCACCCTGACCGCAGCCTCGACGCTTTTGGCCGTAGTCATGACGCCCACCATGACCTGGGTCTATGCGCGTGCCTGGGTCGAGGTGCCGATCCTGGAGATGTTGCGCTCGATCGCCTTGGTGGTACTTGTGCCTGTGGGCCTGGGTCTCCTCGTCCGCAGGCTGGCGGGGAGGGTCCCGTGGCTTGGCGATTGGATGCCGCTGTTGTCAGTTGCGGCGATCCTCGTCATCATCGCCATGGTGGTCGCCCTCAATGCCGGGCGGCTTGTTTCGGTCGGCGGCTTGTTGCTGGCGGGAGTGATCCTGCACAACGCATTGGGTCTTGGGTTCGGCTATTGGGGTGCGCGGGCGTTTGGTCAGGACTTGATCCGCGCCCGCACCCTGAGTATCGAGGTCGGGATGCAAAACTCTGGGCTTGCGGTCGCCCTGGCGCTCCAGTCATTCGCCCCGGCCTCGGCTCTGCCCGGGACTCTGTTTTCGGTATGGCATAACCTCTCAGGCGCCCTGCTCGCCACTTGGTGGGCGCAGCATCGGCTCAACGCCCCCTCTTCTAGTCAGACAAGGCATCGATCCCTATGAAAGCCTTAACGCAGGGGAACCAACATCGGGTTTTGACCGTGACGCCTAAGGAGCTCGCTGACCTGCTGGGCCTGCTCGCGGCTGGCATAGGCGCCGGCGCGCACCCGATAGGCGGTCTTGCCGTTGGGGAGGGTCGCCGTCTGGATGCTGGCGGCGATCCCCATCTGGGCGAGCTGGGCCTTGAGGCGCTCGGCATCGGCGGCGCGCCCGAATGAGGCAACCTGGACCAGATAGGTCCCGCTAGCCGGCGCATTCGGTGTTGGTACGCCCTGCGCCGCGGCGCCTGGGTTGGGCGATTGGGCGCTGACGGCAACGGCCTGCGGTGGCTGGGGCAAGGGGGCTGGTGGTGGCGGTGGAGGTGCCTTGCTGATATCGACCTCGGCCTCGCGCAGGATCTTTTCATAGACAAAGGTCGGCTGGGCCGCCGGACGTTCGGCCTGGGTCGCAGGCGCCGTCTCTATGTCTGGGTTGTCGCGTGGGGCTAGAATGCTTGAGCTCGCCACCCCCAACGCCATCCCCCCGATCAGCCAACCGAGACAGGAGCGGTTTGGTTTGCGGCGGATCGGTGGGGTCGAGGGTGGGGAGGGTGGCGGCGGTTTGGCGCGATGATAGTCTTTGGGCATCTCACATGCTCTCCGGCGCCGAGACCCCGAGCAGGTTCAGGCCGTTGCGCAGGACCTGACGGATCGCAAGGATCAGCTTCAGGCGGGCATCGCGCAGCCGTCCATCCTCGACCAAGAACGGATGGGCGTTGTAATAGGCGTGAAACTCGTTGGCAAGCTCGCGCAGGTACTGGGTGAGCTGATGGGGCTCGGCCTTGAGTGCCGCCTGTTCGACGACCTCAGGATAGCGGCTCAAGACGCGCATCAGGGCCTGTTCGTGCGTCTCGCTCAAGAGCTCCAGATGGCGCTCGCCTGGGCTGAGCTCCACCGCGATCCCGCGCTCTGCCGCTTGGCGCAGCACGGCGCAGATGCGGGCATGGGCATATTGGACGTAATAGACGGGGTTGTCTGCCGACTGCGACCTGGCGAGGTCGAGATCGAAGTCCAGGTGCTGTTCGCAGCGGCGCATGACATAAAAGAACCTGGCGGCATCCCGCCCCACCTCGCGGCGCAGGGCGCGCAGGGTCACAAATTCTCCCGAGCGCGTTGACATCTGGACCTTTTCCCCGCCGCGATAAAGCACCGCAAACTGCACGAGCAGGACATCGAGGCGGTTTGGGTCCTTGCCGAGTGCCTGCAGGGCCGCCTTGACCCGCGGGATATAGCCGTGATGGTCGGCGCCCCAGATATCGATGATGCGATGAAACCCGCGCTCGAACTTATCGAGGTGATAGGCAATGTCGGAGGCAAAATAGGTCGTCTGACCATTTTCGCGCACCACCACCCGGTCCTTTTCATCGCCGAAGGCGCTTGAGCGAAACCACAGCGCCCCGCCATGCTCATAGACATACCCTGCCTCGCGCAGGCGCTCGATCGCGCGATTGACGAGCCCCCGTTCGGCCAGCGAGCGCTCCGAATACCATTCCTGGTAGGTCACCCCAAATTGGGCGAGGTCCTCGCGGATGTCATCGAGGATGGTATTGAGGCCGAGCTCAAAGACATAGCGATAGCGGTTATCGCCCAGGAGACGCTTGGCTGTGGCAATCAGGGCATCGATATGCGCCTCCTTGTCGCCGACCTGGTCCTGGGGCTCGCCCTCGACCGGGGCGTCGGGCGGCAGGCCACGGAAGACCTCTTCTGCATCCACGCGATAGGTCTCGCCGTGCTCGCGGTGCAGGGTCGCAGCGATGTCCCAGACATAGTCGCCGCGATAGCCGTTGCTCGGAAAGCGCAGCACCTCGCCGCAGAGCTCGAGATAACGCAACCACACCGAGGTGGCGAGGATATCCATCTGCCGCCCGGCGTCGTTGACATAGTACTCGCGGTGGACATCGAAGCCGACCGCCTCGAGCAGATCGGCGACCACCGCACCATAGGCCGCCCCGCGTCCATGACCTACATGCAGGGGGCCGGTCGGATTGGCTGAGACGAACTCGACCTGGACCCTTTGGCCTGCACCGATCTTGCTTCGCCCATACCCTGGACCCTCTGCTAGGATCTGGGGGATCACCGAGCGATAGGCAGACTCGGTCAGAAAAAAATTGATAAACCCAGGCCCCGCGACCTCGACTCGCGCCACCCAAGGCGAGCTCGGCAGGCGAGCGGTGATCTGCTCGGCGAGTGCGCGCGGTTTCATCCTCAGGGGTTTGGCGAGCAAAAGCGCCAGATTCGTCGCCAGATCCCCGTGGGCGGGGTCCTTGGTGCGCTCGACCTGGATCTCTGGCGGTTGATCCAGGACAATCTCCCCCTGTTCGATGAGCGAGTTCAAGGCGGCGGAGAGGAGCTGGGCGATCTCGTGCTTCATGCAGTGGTTTCTTGACGGCTTGGAGATGGAGGGCAAGGGACGCAGCGTCCCTGCCCGGGTGCCCAAAGGGCGATGGAGATGGTTAAGGATAACCGAGCTTGCGGCTGGTTTACATCAGATCGCGCGGGTCGACGTCGATAGACCAACGCAGGCCTTGCCTGCAAGGGAGGGCGCGCACCTGCGGCATCCAGTCCCTCAGGAATCTCTGGAGCAATGGGCGCCTGGCACATTGGAGCAACAATTGGGCGCGATGGCGCCCGGCGCGCCGTTCCATGGGGGCAGGTACCGGCCCGAGCAGCAAGACCGATGCGGGCTCGGCCCCAAGCCGTTCGCCGAGGGCCCTGGCCTGCTGTAAGAACCCCATGGCCTGCTCGAGTTCAGGGCCCTCAGCACGCAGCAATGCCAGGTGGCTGAATGGCGGAAGCGCTGCCTCGGCGCGCTCGGCAAGCGCCGCGCGGGCAAAGCCCAAATAGCCTTCGCGCAGGAGAGATTGCAACAAGGGGTGCTCGGGGTGCCTGGTCTGGAGCACCACACGCCCTGGGCGCTCGGCACGTCCGGCGCGCCCGGCGACCTGGACGATCAACTGGGCGGCGCGTTCCGCCGCGCGAAAGTCAGGTGCATAGAACGCCTGATCGAGCTCCAATATCCCGACCAGGGTCACCCTGGGCAGATGATGACCCTTGGCCAGCATCTGGGTGCCGAGCAGGATCTGCACCTCGCCGCGGCGGGCGGCATCGAGCACCCGCTCCAGCGCCCCACGCCTGCGGGTACTGTCGCGATCGAGCCGCGCGATCTGCGCCTCGGGAAAGAGTCGGGAAAGCTCGTCTTCCAGGCGTTCGGTCCCGCGGCCGAGCATCCGCAGGTCCAACCCCCCACAGGCCGGACAGCGCTCGGGGAAGGGGCATGACCAACCGCAGTGATGGCACCACAGGCGGTGGTCGGCGAGATGCAGTGTCAGGCGGGCATCGCAATGCGGGCACTCGCCCACCCAGCCGCAGGAATGACAGGTCAACACAGGGGCATAGCCGCGGCGATTGAGAAAGAGCAGGACCTGATTGCCGGCGTTGATCTCCGTTGCGATCTCGGCGCGCAGGCGGGGGGCCAGCCCAGCGGCGAGCGGCTGATTGCGGATGTCGAGCAGGGCAAGCTCAGGCGGGCGTGCCCCACCTGCCCGTTCGGTCAGGCGCAGCCAGGCATAACGCCGAAGCTCAGCGTTGCGCAGGGTCTCGAGCGAGGGCGTGGCCGACCCCAGGACCACCGGACAGCCGAGGAGCTGGGCACGGCGCACCGCGAGATCCCGCCCCGAATAGCGCAGCCCTTCTTGTTGCTTGAACGAATCGTCGTGCTCCTCATCGACTAATATCAGCCCCAGCCGCGGGATGGGCGCCAAGACCGCCGAGCGGGTGCCGAGGATCAGCCTGGCCGAGCCGCGCGCCGCATTGAGCCAATTGTTAAACCGCTCGCGCTCGGGCAGGGCCGAGTGGAGCACGGCGATTGGCCCTGGCAGACGGGTCTGGAGGCGTGAGTACAGCTGAGGGGTGAGTGCGATCTCGGGAACGATCAACAGGACCTGCTGGCCGCGGGCGATGGCCGCCTCGGCGAGCCGGATATAGACCTCGGTCTTGCCGCTGCCGGTCACCCCTTCGAGTAAAAAAGCCTGGAAGCGCCCCCAGGATGCCTGGACCTCTTGGACTGCCGCCGCTTGTTCAGGTGTCAGACAGGGCCCAGGGGCGGGATGAAACACCTGTGGACCTTCGGGGGCCGCTGGCAGCTCGACCTCGGCGATCAGCCCCTTGGCGCGCAGGGCGCGCAGGATCGATCCGAGCTCGCCGATCTGCGACTTGAGATCGCTGAGCGCCAGACCCTGGGGTGCGTGGCGTAGGATCTCGAGCAGGGCGTGCTGGCGGGGGGCGCGGTGGAGGGCCTTGGGGTCCAACATCCAGCCCGCCTCGGTCAGCCGCACCCCCGGCCGAGTCGGCTCGGGCAGGGGACCGGGCTTGCGCAATGGCCCAGGCAGGGCGGCGAATAGGACCTCACCGAGCGTCTGCTGATAATAGGCCGCGGCCCAGCTTAGGAGCGCAAGGTCCAGCTCACCGAACAAGGGGGCAGGGTCGAGCAGACATTCAATCGCTTTGAGCCGCTCGGGGGGATGGGCGCTTGCCTCGGCAAACCCAATGAGGACCCCAACCTGTCGGCGTCGGCCTAGAGGGACCAGGAGGCGAAGCCCTGATCTGAGTGCTGCGCGATGGATCCCGGGCGGCGGCAGATAGTCCAGCGCCTCGAAGAATGGCCCTGCGACTGCAACCCGTAGGATGGGACTACTGTATTCGGAATCGGTTGAATTGCCCTGGCGCTGATCCAGCGTAGGGTCGGTCGGTTCAAGCGACATCTTGCCTTCAGTGGTTTGCGCCTTGCACACAAGTCGGTATGATGGATACAGGTCATCTCTGTATGCACCGACCATGTCCTTGCTGACCCAACAGATCCTGCGGGCGACTCAGTCAGGGATGCCTGTGGAATGGATCGATTATCGCGAGGCAGCGCGGCTGTATGTCCTTGGCCAGGTCGCCTACGCCTGCGGCGATCCACTATTTGTCCTACGCGGCGGGATCAATGCCAGTACCCGTCGGCAAAGCCAATTGCAGATCCATTCGATCATCGCCACCTGTGGCTCACATCATAACCTCGAACAACAGCTCCGCCCCGATTATTCCCCGCCGCTGTCCAATCGCGCCCTCTTCAAGCGCGATGATCATATCTGTCTCTATTGCGGCCAACGTTTCCCCGCACGCCTGCTCTCGCGCGATCATGTCCGACCCTTGAGCAAAGGGGGGCAGGATGTCTGGACCAATGTGGTCACCGCCTGCGTGCGTTGTAACAACCACAAGGCCGGGCGTACCCCAGAGGACGCGGGCATGGAGCTCCTTGCTGTCCCCTTCACCCCGACCCATGCCGAATACATCTATCTTATGGGGCGCCATATACTGGCCGATCAGATGGTGTTTCTGCGCGCCCACTTTCCCCGATCGAGCCCTTTGCATCAGCGGTTAAAAAAACTAGTATGACCCATTGGGAGCAGATCGCCGAGGCAATCGGCCAGGCCACCGGTGAGAACTTTGTGATCGAGCAGCAGCGCTCTGTCGGCGGCGGATGTATCAACCATGCCGCCGTCATCGAGGGCAACGGGCTTCGGTTCTTTGTCAAGCTCAACCGCGCCCAGGCGCGCGCGATGTTCGAGGCCGAGTGCGCGGGGCTCGATGAGCTGAGAAAGGCAGATGCCATACGGGTACCGCGCCCGATCTGCACCGGGGTGGCAGGTGGTGAGTCCTTTTTGGCGATGGAATATCTAGACCTGAGCGGCAGGGTCGATGGCGCGCGCGCCGGTTGCCAGCTCGCTGAGCTCCATCGTGTCACCGCCGAGCAGTTCGGCTGGACGCGCGACAACACCATCGGTGCCACCCCCCAGATCAATACCCCGTATCGCGATTGGGCGAGCTTCTGGCGGGAGTGCCGCCTGGGGCCTCAGCTTCGGCTTGCCGCCGCCAACGGCTATGGGGGGCGACTCCAGCAGACCGGCGAGCGGCTGATGGAAAGTCTTACGGCCTTGCTCGACCATCGGCCCGCACCCTCGCTCTTACACGGCGATCTATGGGGCGGGAATATCGGCGCGACCCCAAGCGCTGAGCCGGTGATCTTCGACCCGGCGGTCTATTACGGGGATCGGGAGGCGGATCTGGCGATGACCGAGCTCTTCGGCGGTTTCGACGCGAGGTTCTATGCCGCCTATCGCGAGTCCTGGTCGCTCGATCCAGGCTATGGAGTGCGTAAGACCCTCTACAATCTCTACCATATCCTCAATCATCTCAATCTCTTCGGCGGCGGTTATCTCCTCCAGGCACAGTCCATGATCGAGCGCCTGCTCGCCGAGCTCTCTTAGTTCCTCAAGCTATCATTAAAATGACAATTATGTTAAAAGGACTGACCAAATAGAGATATGCGATAGCCGCCGGGCCGGCAAGGCGGTATGTCTCCCAACTTGTATATCGATCCCTTTTTTCACATGTCTCGCGAGCTCTTGTTACTGCGTCACGCCAAATCCGACTGGGATTCTGGCGCGGCGAGCGATTTTGATCGTCCGCTCGCCAAGCGCGGCAAAAAGGACGCCCCCAACGTTGGCACCTGGCTGTATCACGAAGGTCTGGTGCCGGACTATGTCATCAGCTCACCGACCAAGCGCGCCCGTCAGACGGCGATCCGGGTGTGTAAACGGCTTGATTTCAAAAAGGGCCAGATTGTATGGGAGCCGCGAGTCTATGAGGCAGATGTCCGGACCCTGCTAGACGTCTTGGCTAAGTGTCCGCGCCAGGCAGGTATCGTGCTGTTGATCGGCCATAATCCGGGCCTCGAGGAACTGTTGCTGTATCTGGTTGGCGACGAGGTCGAACCCCCTGCCGATGGAAAGCTTCTGCCAACGGCAACAGTCGCTCGTCTTGAGATGCCCGAAGATTGGACAAGCCTGCCTGCGGGCTGCGCCCACCTGGTCTCGATCACCCGCCCGCGTTGAAAGCTGCCTTGGAGGGATTACAATCTGGACCTGGGCTCAAACCCGGCCCCGGGTGCAAAGGCTTCCCAGTATTGCGCCCACGGCCAAGCAACCCAGGACCTTCCTATGGCACTCTTGACCCTGATCCTTGGACTTGCACTCTTTCTCGGTACCCATTCTATCCCCATGGCTAGGCCCGAGCTGCGGGCGAGACTGATCGAACGGCTGGGGGTCATGGGTTGGCAGGGGATCTATAGCCTGATCTCACTGATCGGATTTATCCTGATCGTTCATGGCTATGGCGCAGCGCGCCTGCACTCCATCCCGCTCTATCTCCCCCCGGTCTGGCTGAAACATATCGCCTTGTTGTTGATGCTGCCGGTCTTTCCCCTCCTGTTTGCGGCCTATCTTCCAGGCCGGATTCAGAGCACGGTCAAGCATCCGATGCTGGCGGCGATCAAGCTCTGGGGAGCTGCCCATCTCTTGGCCAACGGGATGCTTGCAGATGTCTTGCTCTTTGGGTCGTTCATGCTCTGGGCGGTGGCCGATCGCTTGTCGTTTCGCCGCCGCGAGCCGATCCTGGTGCGCGGCGCCCCGCCGGGTCCGGCCAACGACGGCATCGCCATCATCGGGGGGCTGGCGCTCTATCTGGCCTTTATCTTTTGGCTCCATCGCGCCCTGATCGGGGTAGCGCCGATCGCCTGACTTGACAGGGGAAGCAGGTCCCCTTGAGGCAGGATTGCCTTCAGACCTGAGGCAGGATTGCCTTCAGACCAAGCCCTCATTTCAGTGAGGATGGAGGTGCCGGGTTTGCGGCTGCGCCATCAGTGTCCCTACGTCTCCCCCGTCATGAGGAGGAGGAAGAGATGGAGATTGACCGATCAAGCCCCTCCATCCCCCCCTTGTTCTTGACCCTTGCGCGCGAGCAGGGGCTCGACCAGGTCAAGCGGCACTGGGAAGAGGATGGTTGTGGTCCGATCGGTGGCGATGGCGGTGAGGGTCTCCAAGAAACGCAACTGCATCGCTTGCGGTTGGGGCGCAAGGATGCGCGCCGCCTCCATGAGCTTTTCAGCCGCCTGTCGTTCACCTTCGGCGTGAATGACCTTGGCGCGCCGCGCCCGTTCAGCCTCGGCCTGACGGGCAATGGCCCGGACCATGGATTCATCGAGGTCCACGTGCTTGATCTCGACGTTGGAGACCTTGATCCCCCAGGCATCGGTCTGGGCATCGAGGATCTGACGGATATCGGCATTGAGCCGATCGCGCTCGGCAAGCATCTCATCGAGCTCATGCTGACCGAGGACCGAGCGCAGGGTGGTTTGGGCGAGCTGACTGGTCGCTAGGCGATAGTCCTCGACTTGGATGATCGACTTGTCGGGCTCGATCACCCGAAAATAGACCACTGCATTGACCTTGACCGAGACATTGTCGCGCGAGATGACGTCCTGGCTGGGGATATCTAGGACCTGGACGCGCAGATCGACCCGCACCATCTGCTGGATGACCGGCACGACCAGGATGAGTCCAGGCCCCTTGACCCCGGTGAAACGCCCGAGGCTAAAGATCACCCCGCGGGTATATTCGGGCAGGATGCGGATGCATGAAAACAGAAAGGCCAAGCCCAGGATGATCAGGGTAAAGAGGACTTGGGTCAGCATGCTGTACTCCTCAGGGCGGTCGTTGAACAGGTTCGATGATAAGCGTCAGCCCAGAGCGCCCTTTGACGCGGACCGGGGCGCCTGCGGGGATGGCACACTCGGCTCGTGCCGACCAGACCTCGCCCTCGACCCGCACGCTGCCTTCCAGGGCCAGGTCGGTCAGGGCCGTGCCGACTGCCCCGATCAGTTGCTCGCTGCCGCTAACGACGGGTTGGACCTGGGCCTTGAGCGCTAGGCGGACGACGATCAAGATCAGGCCGGTGCTCGTAAGTGCAGCGCCTAGGATCAGCGCCAAGGGCACGGACATCACCTCCGAATCGATCAGGATCAATGAGCCGATGATGAAGGCCGCAACCCCACCCATCCCCAGGCCGCCGAGGCTCGGCGAGAGGACCTCGGCGATCATGAGC
It encodes the following:
- a CDS encoding primosomal protein N', whose protein sequence is MSLEPTDPTLDQRQGNSTDSEYSSPILRVAVAGPFFEALDYLPPPGIHRAALRSGLRLLVPLGRRRQVGVLIGFAEASAHPPERLKAIECLLDPAPLFGELDLALLSWAAAYYQQTLGEVLFAALPGPLRKPGPLPEPTRPGVRLTEAGWMLDPKALHRAPRQHALLEILRHAPQGLALSDLKSQIGELGSILRALRAKGLIAEVELPAAPEGPQVFHPAPGPCLTPEQAAAVQEVQASWGRFQAFLLEGVTGSGKTEVYIRLAEAAIARGQQVLLIVPEIALTPQLYSRLQTRLPGPIAVLHSALPERERFNNWLNAARGSARLILGTRSAVLAPIPRLGLILVDEEHDDSFKQQEGLRYSGRDLAVRRAQLLGCPVVLGSATPSLETLRNAELRRYAWLRLTERAGGARPPELALLDIRNQPLAAGLAPRLRAEIATEINAGNQVLLFLNRRGYAPVLTCHSCGWVGECPHCDARLTLHLADHRLWCHHCGWSCPFPERCPACGGLDLRMLGRGTERLEDELSRLFPEAQIARLDRDSTRRRGALERVLDAARRGEVQILLGTQMLAKGHHLPRVTLVGILELDQAFYAPDFRAAERAAQLIVQVAGRAGRAERPGRVVLQTRHPEHPLLQSLLREGYLGFARAALAERAEAALPPFSHLALLRAEGPELEQAMGFLQQARALGERLGAEPASVLLLGPVPAPMERRAGRHRAQLLLQCARRPLLQRFLRDWMPQVRALPCRQGLRWSIDVDPRDLM
- a CDS encoding fructosamine kinase family protein; protein product: MTHWEQIAEAIGQATGENFVIEQQRSVGGGCINHAAVIEGNGLRFFVKLNRAQARAMFEAECAGLDELRKADAIRVPRPICTGVAGGESFLAMEYLDLSGRVDGARAGCQLAELHRVTAEQFGWTRDNTIGATPQINTPYRDWASFWRECRLGPQLRLAAANGYGGRLQQTGERLMESLTALLDHRPAPSLLHGDLWGGNIGATPSAEPVIFDPAVYYGDREADLAMTELFGGFDARFYAAYRESWSLDPGYGVRKTLYNLYHILNHLNLFGGGYLLQAQSMIERLLAELS
- a CDS encoding SixA phosphatase family protein is translated as MSRELLLLRHAKSDWDSGAASDFDRPLAKRGKKDAPNVGTWLYHEGLVPDYVISSPTKRARQTAIRVCKRLDFKKGQIVWEPRVYEADVRTLLDVLAKCPRQAGIVLLIGHNPGLEELLLYLVGDEVEPPADGKLLPTATVARLEMPEDWTSLPAGCAHLVSITRPR
- a CDS encoding slipin family protein, which translates into the protein MLTQVLFTLIILGLAFLFSCIRILPEYTRGVIFSLGRFTGVKGPGLILVVPVIQQMVRVDLRVQVLDIPSQDVISRDNVSVKVNAVVYFRVIEPDKSIIQVEDYRLATSQLAQTTLRSVLGQHELDEMLAERDRLNADIRQILDAQTDAWGIKVSNVEIKHVDLDESMVRAIARQAEAERARRAKVIHAEGERQAAEKLMEAARILAPQPQAMQLRFLETLTAIATDRTTTILFPVPLDLVEPLLARKGQEQGGDGGA
- a CDS encoding HNH endonuclease, which codes for MSLLTQQILRATQSGMPVEWIDYREAARLYVLGQVAYACGDPLFVLRGGINASTRRQSQLQIHSIIATCGSHHNLEQQLRPDYSPPLSNRALFKRDDHICLYCGQRFPARLLSRDHVRPLSKGGQDVWTNVVTACVRCNNHKAGRTPEDAGMELLAVPFTPTHAEYIYLMGRHILADQMVFLRAHFPRSSPLHQRLKKLV
- a CDS encoding NnrU family protein — its product is MALLTLILGLALFLGTHSIPMARPELRARLIERLGVMGWQGIYSLISLIGFILIVHGYGAARLHSIPLYLPPVWLKHIALLLMLPVFPLLFAAYLPGRIQSTVKHPMLAAIKLWGAAHLLANGMLADVLLFGSFMLWAVADRLSFRRREPILVRGAPPGPANDGIAIIGGLALYLAFIFWLHRALIGVAPIA